Proteins encoded by one window of Vampirovibrionales bacterium:
- the aroF gene encoding 3-deoxy-7-phosphoheptulonate synthase, whose product MIIVMEQKATPEQITAVKDRVESLGFKTILNQGELMTVIAAIGDKSRISCDTLATMGGVKEIVPIREPYKQASRETHPDDTVITFPNGVRLGGDAPLCMMAGPCSVEDDIEILFSIARAVKAAGATFLRGGAYKPRTSPYDFQGMEEEGLKMMARAREATGLLLVTEVMDSQEVPLISDYADMLQIGARNMQNFKLLKAVGAQSKPVLLKRGLSATIKEFLLAAEYIMHNGNPNVALCERGIRTFDSGFTRNVLDLAAVPVIKKRCHLPVVVDPSHGTGQRYLVPTMAKAAVVSGAHGLMIEVHPDPDNAWSDGQQTLTFSQFETMMREINALSRAMASVTAS is encoded by the coding sequence ATGATCATCGTTATGGAGCAAAAAGCGACGCCTGAGCAGATTACCGCCGTCAAAGACCGCGTGGAATCGCTGGGCTTCAAAACGATTTTGAATCAGGGCGAGTTGATGACCGTCATCGCGGCGATTGGCGATAAGTCGCGCATCAGTTGCGACACGCTGGCCACGATGGGCGGCGTCAAGGAAATCGTCCCCATTCGCGAGCCGTATAAGCAGGCCAGCCGCGAAACCCACCCGGATGACACCGTGATCACCTTCCCCAATGGCGTTCGCCTGGGTGGCGACGCCCCGCTGTGCATGATGGCCGGGCCGTGCAGCGTGGAAGACGATATCGAGATTCTGTTTTCCATCGCACGCGCCGTGAAAGCCGCCGGGGCAACATTCCTGCGCGGCGGCGCGTATAAGCCGCGCACGTCTCCCTATGATTTTCAGGGCATGGAGGAAGAGGGCCTCAAAATGATGGCCCGCGCCCGCGAAGCTACCGGCCTGCTGCTGGTGACCGAAGTCATGGACAGCCAGGAAGTGCCGCTGATTTCCGATTACGCGGATATGCTGCAAATCGGCGCGCGTAATATGCAGAACTTCAAGCTATTAAAGGCCGTTGGCGCTCAATCCAAGCCGGTGCTGCTCAAGCGCGGGCTGTCGGCGACCATCAAAGAGTTTCTGCTTGCGGCAGAATACATCATGCATAACGGCAATCCCAATGTTGCGCTGTGCGAGCGCGGCATTCGCACGTTCGACAGCGGTTTTACGCGTAACGTACTGGATTTGGCGGCCGTTCCGGTGATTAAGAAGCGCTGCCACCTGCCGGTGGTGGTTGATCCCAGCCACGGCACAGGCCAACGCTACCTTGTCCCGACCATGGCGAAAGCTGCCGTTGTCAGCGGCGCGCACGGCCTGATGATCGAAGTCCATCCGGACCCGGACAACGCCTGGTCCGATGGCCAGCAAACGCTGACCTTCTCGCAGTTTGAAACGATGATGCGCGAAATTAACGCCCTGTCGCGCGCCATGGCCAGCGTGACCGCGAGCTAG